The Candidatus Omnitrophota bacterium genome has a window encoding:
- a CDS encoding TRASH domain-containing protein: MKKCPYCFQEIQDETAKCKYYEEWLSKHKKESKGCGGKSGTVHLGTLHKMQEVDMVRRIIGIAVAVIFVCNSAFAMCGVCGVEEKSAGDAKAAVVKVNNTVCPVTGEKVDMKNPATVEYKEEAYSLCCPACTAEFNKNPEKYSAKAKK, translated from the coding sequence ATGAAAAAGTGCCCGTATTGTTTTCAGGAGATCCAGGATGAAACGGCGAAGTGCAAATATTATGAGGAGTGGCTGTCAAAACATAAGAAGGAATCTAAGGGATGTGGAGGTAAGTCGGGGACGGTCCATTTGGGGACACTCCATAAAATGCAGGAGGTGGATATGGTCAGGAGAATTATAGGTATTGCGGTAGCGGTAATATTTGTGTGCAATAGCGCTTTTGCTATGTGCGGAGTATGCGGGGTAGAGGAAAAATCGGCCGGCGACGCCAAGGCTGCGGTAGTAAAAGTTAATAATACAGTTTGCCCTGTTACTGGTGAAAAAGTAGATATGAAGAATCCCGCTACTGTAGAATACAAGGAAGAGGCGTATAGTCTTTGCTGCCCTGCGTGTACCGCGGAATTTAATAAAAATCCGGAAAAATATAGCGCAAAAGCAAAAAAATAA
- a CDS encoding PEGA domain-containing protein, with protein MKVVLSQVYRIYVLMIIGLLVASISGCATIVNGTSQKIQVTSDPSGATVLVDEKESHTAPVKLRLERRRDHTLVFSKDGYESQTVKLTHVISEAVAGNTLCWGPLGWVFDICAGTQYKLQPNPVHIALKQKE; from the coding sequence ATGAAGGTTGTATTAAGTCAAGTATATAGAATATATGTGCTTATGATTATAGGGCTTCTCGTTGCATCTATATCGGGATGTGCTACCATAGTAAACGGTACGTCGCAAAAGATCCAGGTAACATCTGATCCGTCGGGCGCGACTGTTTTGGTTGATGAAAAAGAATCGCATACTGCGCCTGTGAAGCTGCGGCTCGAAAGAAGGCGTGACCATACGCTTGTATTTTCGAAAGACGGATATGAAAGCCAGACGGTTAAATTGACTCATGTTATAAGCGAGGCCGTGGCCGGTAACACGCTTTGCTGGGGGCCCTTAGGTTGGGTATTTGATATATGCGCGGGGACACAGTATAAGTTACAGCCTAATCCCGTTCACATTGCATTGAAACAAAAAGAGTAA
- a CDS encoding metallophosphoesterase family protein, whose product MKILVLSDTHIPIAAQDLPKAIYDAAEDVDMIFHAGDFIDAKFLDKLRSIKEVKAVCGNMDSQEIRAQLNPKELITIGKSKIGLIHGYGAPSELMASVRKEFGKVDCLVFGHSHIAVNVKKDGVLFFNPGSPTDKIFASKNSYGILEVTDKKIEGKIVEL is encoded by the coding sequence ATGAAGATACTCGTCTTATCCGATACGCACATACCAATAGCCGCGCAGGACCTGCCGAAGGCTATTTATGACGCGGCCGAAGACGTGGACATGATATTCCATGCCGGAGACTTTATAGACGCGAAATTTTTGGATAAACTGCGCTCCATAAAAGAGGTGAAGGCCGTCTGCGGCAACATGGATTCGCAGGAGATCCGCGCGCAGCTTAATCCTAAAGAACTCATCACGATAGGCAAGTCTAAGATAGGGCTTATACATGGTTACGGCGCTCCGTCAGAATTGATGGCGAGTGTCAGAAAAGAATTTGGCAAAGTAGACTGTCTGGTGTTCGGACATTCTCACATCGCTGTAAACGTAAAAAAAGACGGTGTTCTATTTTTTAATCCCGGAAGCCCGACGGATAAGATATTCGCTTCGAAGAATTCTTACGGTATCCTGGAGGTCACGGATAAAAAGATAGAAGGTAAAATAGTGGAGTTATAA
- a CDS encoding thymidylate synthase produces the protein MTKDIPVIRVEGDTLPEAWEKAVIATWKDGLDIKTEYDKPDDPASKDCTMIMVVNDPMKEPRIHRAFPGGLEDLEVYRQEVVDGIHDHWIKPEEGKWTYTYHQRLFSFDIEGKVVNQVEYLIKKLSETSYSRRAQAITWNPGTDPITDDPPCLQRIWCRLVDRGNNTYSLNMNTHWRSRDAYKASFMNIFALTDLQANIAGRISKNTGKNVTVGRYVDISDSFHIYGSYAEEFKRFLKTVGERAFEEKTWSTEFAQPFFEEAQVRLKNEAK, from the coding sequence ATGACCAAAGATATTCCCGTAATAAGAGTTGAAGGCGATACGCTTCCCGAGGCGTGGGAGAAGGCCGTAATAGCTACCTGGAAGGACGGACTGGATATAAAGACAGAATATGACAAGCCGGATGACCCAGCGAGTAAAGACTGCACTATGATAATGGTCGTCAATGACCCGATGAAAGAGCCGCGTATTCACAGGGCGTTTCCGGGCGGATTGGAGGACCTGGAAGTCTACAGGCAGGAAGTCGTTGACGGCATACACGACCATTGGATAAAGCCTGAAGAAGGAAAATGGACATACACGTATCATCAGCGCCTGTTCAGTTTTGATATAGAAGGCAAGGTGGTAAACCAGGTGGAATACTTAATAAAGAAACTGTCGGAAACGTCGTATTCCAGGAGGGCGCAGGCAATAACATGGAATCCCGGCACGGATCCCATTACAGACGATCCTCCGTGCCTGCAGAGGATCTGGTGCAGGCTCGTGGACCGCGGCAATAATACCTATTCGCTTAATATGAATACACACTGGAGATCCCGCGATGCCTATAAAGCCAGCTTCATGAATATATTCGCCCTTACGGACCTTCAGGCGAATATAGCCGGCCGGATATCGAAAAATACCGGTAAAAATGTAACCGTCGGCAGATATGTCGACATAAGCGACAGTTTCCATATTTACGGCAGCTATGCCGAAGAGTTCAAAAGGTTCTTAAAGACCGTCGGGGAGAGGGCATTTGAGGAGAAGACATGGTCCACAGAGTTTGCCCAGCCATTCTTCGAAGAGGCGCAGGTGAGGTTAAAAAATGAAGCGAAGTAA
- a CDS encoding HIT domain-containing protein, giving the protein MKRSNLWAPWRKKYIISHKNKKCIFCGPKEYVLDESEYSFSMLNIYPYNNGHVMVFPKRHIRSIDLLSEAEVCDIMELVIKTKKILKKKLKPHGFNIGFNEGKAGGAGFADHMHIHIVPRWEGDMNFMPVIADTKVVPDSLDAMYKLFVSHRRGGR; this is encoded by the coding sequence ATGAAGCGAAGTAACCTTTGGGCGCCCTGGAGAAAAAAATACATAATATCGCATAAGAATAAGAAATGCATATTCTGCGGACCGAAAGAGTATGTTCTCGACGAGTCGGAGTATTCATTCTCGATGCTCAACATCTATCCTTATAATAACGGCCACGTAATGGTATTCCCTAAAAGGCATATCAGGAGCATCGACCTCTTATCCGAAGCGGAAGTGTGCGACATAATGGAGTTGGTCATAAAGACCAAGAAGATACTTAAAAAGAAATTAAAACCGCACGGTTTCAATATAGGGTTCAATGAGGGCAAGGCCGGCGGGGCAGGATTTGCCGACCACATGCATATACATATAGTGCCGCGGTGGGAAGGCGATATGAATTTTATGCCCGTAATAGCGGATACAAAGGTTGTGCCGGACTCGCTCGATGCTATGTATAAGTTGTTTGTATCACACCGCCGAGGCGGACGTTAA
- a CDS encoding deoxyguanosinetriphosphate triphosphohydrolase has translation MFKRKDLEKVEDLLAPYAQKSKNSMGRIYKEPEHPYRSCYQRDRDRIIYSTAFRRLEYKTQVFVNHEGDYYRTRLTHTLEVAQIAKSIARAMRLNEDLVEAISLAHDLGHTPFGHSGEDALHEIMKDHGGFDHNTHGLRVVDLLEERYPEFPGLNLSYEVREGIIKHSTMYDLPRPIVPFKSTASPLLEIQVVDAADEIAYDNHDLDDGITSRLIKEEDLRSVGIWTQKERQIRKLYPRLKDEIRKYQIIRGLINEQITDILTQTENNIKRYKIRNIHDVLKLPARIVSFSKSMENLRKPMREFLQKNLYQHYRVVRMSNKASRFISALYNVYFDKPEQLPPSTLARLKKEDKHQVVCDYIAGMTDRYALDEYKKFFEPYERV, from the coding sequence ATGTTTAAACGAAAAGACCTCGAAAAAGTCGAAGATCTTCTCGCGCCATACGCGCAGAAGAGCAAAAACTCCATGGGCAGGATCTACAAAGAGCCCGAACACCCCTACCGTTCATGTTACCAGCGCGATAGAGATAGGATCATATATTCAACCGCCTTCAGAAGATTAGAGTACAAGACCCAGGTTTTTGTAAATCATGAGGGCGATTATTACAGGACGCGTCTTACCCACACGCTGGAAGTAGCCCAGATAGCGAAATCGATAGCCAGGGCCATGCGCCTTAACGAAGACTTGGTCGAGGCGATATCGCTTGCCCATGACCTGGGGCACACGCCATTCGGCCATTCAGGCGAGGACGCCCTGCACGAAATAATGAAGGACCACGGCGGATTCGACCATAACACTCATGGCTTAAGGGTCGTAGATCTACTGGAAGAGCGATATCCGGAATTTCCGGGATTAAATCTTAGCTACGAGGTGCGCGAGGGCATAATAAAGCATTCCACCATGTACGACCTGCCCAGGCCGATCGTGCCGTTCAAATCTACGGCTTCACCTCTGCTTGAAATACAGGTAGTGGATGCCGCCGACGAAATCGCCTATGATAACCACGACCTCGATGACGGCATAACGAGCAGGCTCATAAAAGAAGAGGATTTGCGCAGCGTTGGCATCTGGACTCAAAAAGAGCGCCAGATCCGCAAGCTCTATCCGCGCCTTAAAGATGAGATACGCAAATATCAGATAATCCGCGGCCTCATAAATGAGCAGATAACCGACATATTGACGCAGACCGAGAACAATATAAAACGTTACAAGATCCGCAACATTCACGATGTCCTGAAACTGCCTGCGCGCATAGTGTCATTCTCCAAGAGCATGGAGAACCTGCGCAAGCCGATGCGCGAATTCCTGCAGAAGAACCTCTACCAGCACTACCGCGTAGTGCGCATGTCCAATAAAGCGAGCCGGTTCATATCGGCGCTCTACAATGTCTATTTCGACAAACCGGAACAACTTCCACCGTCGACTCTTGCAAGACTCAAAAAAGAAGATAAACATCAGGTTGTGTGCGATTATATAGCGGGGATGACGGATAGGTATGCGCTTGATGAATATAAGAAATTTTTTGAGCCTTACGAGCGCGTGTAA
- a CDS encoding type II toxin-antitoxin system Phd/YefM family antitoxin gives MTKSITLKKLRPSLPRVVNEVDSKMDRFVITRRGKPVAMMMSIDDYESLIETLSILSDPRLMKSIKQAEKEIRKGDVKSLDKIEKELGIV, from the coding sequence ATGACAAAGAGTATAACATTAAAAAAATTGAGGCCCAGTCTGCCCAGAGTGGTAAATGAGGTAGATTCAAAGATGGATAGATTTGTCATAACCAGGCGGGGCAAGCCGGTTGCCATGATGATGTCTATCGATGATTACGAGAGCTTGATAGAAACTTTGAGCATCTTATCTGATCCAAGATTGATGAAAAGCATCAAACAGGCGGAAAAAGAGATTAGAAAAGGCGATGTAAAGAGTTTGGACAAGATAGAAAAGGAACTCGGCATTGTATAA
- a CDS encoding type II toxin-antitoxin system RelE/ParE family toxin — protein sequence MYKIVLTKNAQKEYSYLYGTNKNIFLRVRAALSSIAQDPHQGKSLRLTLKGKWSYRVGMYRIIYSIEHSILTVLVIDIGHRREVYNR from the coding sequence TTGTATAAGATAGTCCTTACAAAGAACGCGCAAAAAGAATATTCCTACCTCTATGGCACCAATAAAAATATATTTTTACGGGTAAGAGCTGCTTTAAGCTCTATTGCTCAAGATCCCCATCAAGGCAAGTCTTTAAGACTCACATTAAAAGGTAAATGGTCATACAGGGTAGGTATGTACCGCATAATCTATTCGATAGAACATAGCATTCTAACGGTACTCGTAATAGATATAGGCCATAGACGCGAAGTTTATAATAGATAA